The Haloarchaeobius sp. HME9146 genome includes a region encoding these proteins:
- a CDS encoding universal stress protein: MYRIVAPVGTDVERALTQASYIAGLPDAASSIEVTIVHSYADEDEAENPMDDSLPPEESDAVVEVQSHLEDRGIEVEKQEIYSPVDKGIMEAARDLEAEQVVIAGRKRSPVGKALFGSTTQSVLLQSEIPVVVTGMAE, from the coding sequence ATGTACCGGATAGTAGCACCGGTCGGTACGGACGTCGAACGAGCACTGACACAGGCATCCTATATCGCGGGACTCCCGGACGCGGCGTCGTCCATCGAGGTGACCATCGTACACTCGTACGCCGACGAAGACGAGGCCGAGAACCCGATGGACGATTCCCTCCCTCCTGAGGAGAGCGACGCGGTCGTCGAAGTGCAATCGCACCTCGAAGACCGCGGCATCGAGGTAGAGAAACAGGAGATATACAGTCCAGTCGACAAGGGCATCATGGAAGCGGCTCGCGATCTGGAGGCCGAGCAGGTCGTCATCGCGGGGCGGAAACGTTCTCCCGTGGGCAAGGCGCTATTCGGCAGCACAACGCAGTCGGTGTTGTTGCAGTCGGAGATCCCAGTCGTCGTGACCGGTATGGCTGAGTAA